Proteins from one Desulfonema limicola genomic window:
- a CDS encoding ISAzo13 family transposase has product MKKMDNKVKAIIKNAAQKLTGYKRREYQAEITLEYFEGNARKAEREMGWGRECVEKGLKELETGIRCIDNYQGRGRKRTEDKIPSLIKDIISLAEPQTQADPAVKSSLTYTRITSKAMRQTLIDEKGYNDDDLPTDDTIGNILNRIGYNLKRVQKSKPLKKIKQVDEIFENVWEANRQSDENPESLRISIDAKAKVNVGEFSRNGKSRDREPKKAGDHDMNPKSKLVPYGILNVLTGLLTIFIGTSYETSDFIVDCIEMWWDKNKKAYKEIKELVINLDNGPNSASGRTQFIRRMTEFADKSGLRICLIYYPPYHSKYNSVERCWGILEEHWNGEILDSVNKVIKWASTMTWKGIEPIVQLCKKVYEKGIRLTKKEMKSYEDRIERSETLPKWDVTINPLPG; this is encoded by the coding sequence ATGAAAAAAATGGATAATAAAGTAAAAGCTATTATTAAAAATGCAGCCCAAAAGCTGACCGGATATAAAAGACGCGAATATCAGGCCGAAATAACATTGGAATATTTTGAAGGAAATGCCCGTAAAGCTGAACGGGAAATGGGATGGGGAAGAGAATGTGTTGAAAAAGGTTTGAAAGAACTTGAAACTGGTATCAGATGTATTGACAATTATCAGGGACGTGGACGAAAGAGGACAGAAGACAAAATACCCAGTCTCATAAAAGATATCATATCCCTTGCCGAGCCTCAGACACAAGCTGATCCGGCAGTTAAAAGTTCTCTTACATATACAAGAATAACTTCCAAAGCGATGAGGCAGACCTTGATCGATGAAAAAGGATATAATGATGACGATCTTCCAACGGATGATACCATTGGCAATATTTTGAATCGCATTGGATATAATCTGAAAAGGGTTCAAAAATCAAAGCCATTAAAAAAAATTAAACAGGTTGATGAAATATTTGAAAATGTGTGGGAAGCAAATCGTCAGTCTGATGAGAACCCCGAATCCTTGAGAATTTCTATTGATGCCAAGGCAAAAGTAAATGTTGGAGAATTTTCAAGAAACGGAAAATCACGAGATCGCGAACCTAAAAAAGCAGGAGATCATGATATGAATCCCAAATCAAAATTAGTTCCTTACGGTATTCTGAATGTTTTAACCGGCTTATTGACAATATTTATAGGCACTTCCTATGAAACAAGTGATTTTATTGTAGATTGTATAGAAATGTGGTGGGATAAAAATAAAAAAGCATATAAAGAAATTAAAGAGTTGGTTATAAATTTGGATAACGGTCCAAATTCTGCGAGCGGACGAACTCAGTTTATACGAAGAATGACAGAATTTGCCGATAAAAGCGGATTAAGAATCTGTTTGATTTATTATCCTCCTTACCATAGTAAATATAATTCTGTTGAGAGATGCTGGGGAATATTGGAAGAACATTGGAATGGCGAAATTCTTGATTCTGTAAACAAAGTCATCAAGTGGGCTTCAACAATGACTTGGAAAGGCATAGAACCTATCGTTCAATTGTGCAAAAAAGTTTATGAAAAAGGAATTCGCCTGACAAAAAAAGAAATGAAATCCTATGAAGATAGAATTGAACGGTCGGAAACTTTACCTAAATGGGATGTCACCATCAATCCCTTGCCTGGGTAA
- a CDS encoding right-handed parallel beta-helix repeat-containing protein: protein MQRQKYLFGKIFCISIILIFLVSEGICFVKGDFNGDDKIDLSESINALQVVAGLRSSNVVKTINVPTDFSTITEAVEAANEGDTIVVAAGTYNETILISKNNISLQGSGKDTTFINGAGQNVITINGSKGVTITEFTVQNGTIGVYARQGAVIELSNIIIQDNSSAGIRIDENTRAGISNCSVLRNGDDGIRILRNSTATFSGIISSSNNTNEGIDLNLTSSSIFYNATVTASSNTGKGINVHNSSSLISLESTIKSQNNTSDGIGVGGVSTFVLDSNSNLLTEKNNKRGISVARTSSIYRAYA from the coding sequence ATGCAAAGACAAAAGTATTTATTTGGTAAAATTTTTTGTATCTCTATCATTCTTATTTTTTTAGTCTCTGAAGGGATATGCTTTGTAAAAGGCGATTTTAATGGTGATGACAAAATTGATCTATCAGAATCTATAAATGCTTTGCAAGTAGTAGCAGGATTAAGGTCTTCTAATGTTGTCAAAACGATCAATGTACCCACAGATTTTTCTACCATCACAGAAGCTGTTGAGGCAGCCAATGAAGGAGATACAATTGTTGTTGCCGCCGGAACATATAATGAAACAATACTTATATCCAAAAACAATATATCACTTCAAGGAAGTGGAAAAGATACCACTTTCATTAATGGTGCAGGACAGAACGTAATTACAATTAATGGAAGCAAAGGTGTAACTATAACTGAATTTACTGTTCAAAATGGTACCATTGGAGTTTATGCCAGGCAGGGAGCAGTTATTGAACTCAGCAATATAATCATACAGGATAATTCCTCAGCCGGAATCCGTATTGACGAAAACACCAGAGCCGGGATTAGTAATTGTTCTGTGCTTCGCAATGGAGATGACGGAATCAGGATACTCCGTAATTCGACTGCTACTTTTTCAGGCATTATTTCAAGCAGCAATAATACGAATGAAGGAATTGATCTCAATTTGACTTCCAGTTCAATATTTTATAACGCAACAGTCACGGCAAGTAGCAATACAGGTAAAGGAATAAATGTTCATAATTCATCAAGTCTTATATCTTTGGAATCAACGATTAAGAGCCAAAATAATACCAGCGATGGAATTGGTGTTGGTGGAGTATCAACTTTTGTACTTGATTCAAATAGTAATTTACTTACAGAAAAAAATAATAAGCGGGGAATTTCCGTAGCACGCACATCCAGTATTTATAGAGCCTACGCATAA